From one Gracilibacillus salinarum genomic stretch:
- the ltrA gene encoding group II intron reverse transcriptase/maturase produces the protein METKLNRITESAKKDKNFAFTSLVHLLNENNLKQCHDQLPKDKAVGVREVTKGDYERQLDRNIENLVDRLKKMAYRPVPVKRTYIDKPGSKKKRPLGIPDHEDKIVQKGITRILNAIYENDFLDCSFGFRPQRNCHDALKVLNVYIEKRKTNYIVDADIKGFFDNVSHDWMMKFLQHRIQDPKLLQIIARFLKGGYMEEGKYFDAEKGTPQGGVISPILANVYLHYVLDLWFEKTVKKQCRGQAYMVRFADDFVCCFQYREDAERFYGALLHRLHKFDLEVAEEKTKIISFGPYAMRDAKRKGKKKPSTFDFLGFTHYCGKSKKGNFRVKRKTSNKKVRSKLKKQKAWLKAHRTMDIKDIMYKMYQSLVGYYNYYCITDNYHTVEQFLYKVEQLIYKWMNRRSQRKSFSWDKFQLFLQKYPLPLPTIKVSIYDLRSHIKYIL, from the coding sequence ATGGAAACGAAACTTAATAGGATAACAGAATCAGCGAAAAAGGATAAGAACTTTGCATTCACATCCTTAGTACATCTGCTTAATGAGAACAATCTCAAACAATGTCACGATCAATTACCCAAGGACAAAGCAGTAGGTGTGAGAGAAGTGACAAAGGGCGATTATGAAAGACAATTGGATCGTAATATTGAAAACTTAGTGGATCGCTTAAAGAAAATGGCTTATCGACCAGTACCAGTTAAACGCACGTATATTGATAAGCCAGGTTCGAAGAAGAAAAGACCTTTAGGTATTCCAGACCACGAGGACAAGATCGTTCAAAAGGGAATCACTAGAATACTAAACGCTATCTATGAGAATGACTTTCTGGATTGTTCTTTTGGCTTTCGCCCGCAGAGAAACTGTCATGATGCATTAAAGGTACTTAATGTATATATCGAGAAGCGCAAGACCAATTATATAGTAGATGCAGATATTAAGGGATTCTTTGATAATGTAAGTCATGATTGGATGATGAAATTCCTTCAACATCGTATTCAAGACCCGAAACTTCTACAAATTATAGCTCGATTCCTAAAAGGCGGCTATATGGAGGAAGGGAAATACTTTGATGCGGAAAAAGGAACACCACAAGGTGGCGTCATCTCTCCGATATTAGCGAACGTATACTTACATTACGTCCTTGATCTTTGGTTTGAAAAGACCGTCAAGAAGCAATGTAGAGGACAAGCCTATATGGTGAGGTTTGCGGATGACTTTGTTTGTTGCTTTCAATACAGAGAAGATGCCGAACGATTTTATGGAGCGCTCCTTCATCGATTGCATAAATTTGACTTAGAAGTAGCAGAGGAGAAAACGAAGATTATTTCGTTTGGACCCTATGCGATGAGAGATGCGAAGCGTAAAGGCAAGAAAAAGCCGTCCACGTTCGATTTTCTTGGTTTTACCCATTACTGCGGAAAGAGCAAGAAAGGCAACTTTCGCGTAAAGAGGAAAACTAGTAACAAGAAGGTGCGATCCAAGCTGAAGAAACAAAAAGCTTGGCTGAAAGCACATCGAACGATGGACATCAAAGACATCATGTATAAAATGTACCAATCACTAGTAGGGTATTACAATTATTATTGTATCACGGATAATTATCACACTGTGGAACAATTTCTATATAAAGTGGAACAACTGATATACAAATGGATGAATCGCAGAAGTCAGCGAAAATCCTTCAGTTGGGATAAATTTCAACTATTTCTACAGAAGTACCCATTGCCGCTACCCACCATCAAGGTCAGTATCTATGACTTACGATCCCATATCAAGTATATTCTGTGA
- a CDS encoding IS110 family transposase, translating to MKYNTKYVGLDVSKEKIAVAVADEGRSKPRYIGMIDYTVGAIDKIMKKLGESAELQVCYEAGAVGYGLYRLLTHLDIPCEVIAPSLIPQKPGDKVKTDKRDALNLATLYRAGELTPIFVPTEDDEALRDLVRGREDVKEDEKRAKHRVNHFLLRNGRKEPEGVRKWSVRYWEWLHTLTFKRLTSRSIFQEYVQQLRESQQRLKRLEKIIKEEAENGVHAPMIQKLMSLRGVALITATSLVAEVGSFERFQKASQFMAYTGLVPMESSSGYIRKQGNITRTGNRHVRRLLIEAAWSYRYSPAVKGELAKRQKGQPANVTTISWNAQQRLHKKYFRLMRRGKESGKVITAIGRELAGFIWAIANEPTNEFT from the coding sequence ATGAAGTATAACACAAAATATGTAGGATTAGACGTATCGAAAGAGAAAATAGCAGTAGCCGTTGCGGATGAAGGACGTTCTAAACCAAGGTATATTGGGATGATTGACTATACGGTAGGAGCCATTGATAAGATAATGAAGAAATTAGGAGAATCCGCAGAGCTTCAAGTTTGTTATGAGGCCGGAGCTGTTGGGTATGGACTCTATCGATTGCTTACACATTTGGATATCCCTTGCGAAGTTATTGCGCCATCCTTAATCCCTCAGAAACCTGGTGATAAGGTGAAGACCGATAAGCGAGATGCTTTAAATCTGGCAACCCTTTATCGCGCAGGGGAATTAACACCGATTTTTGTCCCCACGGAAGATGATGAGGCTTTACGTGATTTAGTTCGGGGACGTGAAGATGTGAAGGAAGATGAAAAAAGAGCCAAACATAGAGTGAACCATTTTCTTCTTAGAAATGGAAGAAAAGAACCGGAAGGAGTCAGAAAATGGAGTGTGAGATATTGGGAATGGCTTCACACCTTAACATTTAAACGATTAACATCAAGGAGCATATTCCAAGAATATGTGCAACAACTTAGGGAATCTCAACAACGATTAAAGCGATTAGAAAAGATTATTAAAGAAGAAGCCGAAAATGGTGTACATGCCCCCATGATTCAAAAACTTATGTCACTTCGAGGTGTAGCCTTAATCACCGCAACTAGTTTAGTGGCAGAAGTCGGTTCATTTGAACGCTTTCAAAAAGCCAGCCAATTTATGGCCTACACAGGTTTGGTGCCGATGGAAAGTTCCAGCGGGTATATACGGAAGCAAGGTAATATAACGAGAACAGGAAATAGACATGTTCGAAGGCTTTTGATTGAGGCTGCATGGAGTTATCGTTATTCACCTGCCGTGAAAGGAGAGTTGGCAAAGAGACAAAAAGGACAACCAGCTAATGTTACAACTATTTCGTGGAATGCCCAACAACGCTTGCATAAGAAGTATTTCCGACTAATGCGACGAGGAAAAGAAAGTGGTAAAGTTATCACAGCTATTGGGAGAGAGTTGGCAGGTTTCATATGGGCAATTGCCAACGAACCAACTAATGAATTTACGTAA
- a CDS encoding YueI family protein codes for MANKEIDEYIQEGIYGEKELHPDQKRQYLGTYRERVILVMTKPQIRGEKGLKELKELFMQNRDGTLRLNGNMNTKFFKPYRELASQYHITYTYVSNIEADSEYGLVFSTDYAVDKEDIQLKEENNESTETKQKSWFKKLFGI; via the coding sequence ATGGCAAACAAAGAGATCGATGAATATATACAGGAAGGCATATATGGTGAGAAAGAGCTGCACCCTGATCAAAAAAGACAATATTTAGGCACATACCGGGAACGAGTCATCCTGGTAATGACGAAGCCACAAATACGTGGCGAAAAAGGGTTAAAAGAATTAAAAGAACTTTTCATGCAAAATCGAGACGGAACATTACGCTTAAACGGAAATATGAATACAAAGTTCTTCAAACCCTACCGGGAGCTCGCCAGCCAATACCACATCACCTACACGTATGTATCAAATATTGAAGCTGACAGTGAGTACGGCTTAGTGTTTTCAACGGATTATGCTGTCGATAAAGAGGATATTCAGTTAAAAGAAGAGAATAATGAATCAACAGAAACCAAACAAAAATCATGGTTTAAAAAACTTTTCGGAATTTAA
- a CDS encoding ectoine synthase, whose product MKVVKLEDILGTEYDVDGGNWVSRRLIMKKDNMGYSVNDTIIKAGTETHIWYQNHLESVYCIEGEGEVVTLSDNKVWPIKKDSLYALDKNDEHLLRATTDMRMVCVFNPPLSGKEVHDENGVYPVDED is encoded by the coding sequence ATGAAAGTAGTAAAACTAGAAGACATTTTAGGTACTGAATACGATGTAGACGGAGGTAACTGGGTTAGTCGCCGTCTAATTATGAAAAAAGACAATATGGGCTATTCTGTAAATGATACCATCATTAAAGCTGGTACAGAGACACATATCTGGTACCAAAATCACCTTGAATCTGTTTATTGCATTGAAGGTGAAGGTGAAGTAGTAACACTTAGTGATAACAAAGTATGGCCTATCAAAAAAGATTCACTATATGCTTTAGATAAAAATGATGAGCACTTACTTCGTGCTACTACTGATATGAGAATGGTTTGTGTATTCAACCCACCTCTATCTGGTAAAGAAGTACATGATGAAAATGGTGTTTACCCGGTAGACGAAGACTAA
- the ectB gene encoding diaminobutyrate--2-oxoglutarate transaminase, whose protein sequence is MSKNLDIINHYESVVRSYVRNFPTVFTKAKKHKMWDENGKEFLDFFSGAGALNYGHNDDHMKEKLIDYITSDGITHSLDMASDAKAEFLQKFDDVILKPRDLDYKVMFPGPTGTNSVESALKLARKVTGRTDIISFTGGFHGMTIGSLSVTGNSMKRQGAGIPLQNTVTMAYDNYVDHDTLVYLERFLEDNGSGVAIPAAMIVETVQGEGGINAARFEWLKKVEEICRRWGILLIIDDVQAGIGRTGTFFSFEAAGIAPDIVCLSKSLSGYGLPLAVTLIKPELDIWKPGEHNGTFRGNNHAFVTATAALDYWKDENFEKQIHEKSELIYSFLEKIVANYPELKGEVRGRGFMVGIASEVEGLSEKVTARCFEKGLIMETAGPNDEVFKLFPALNIPKEDLQKGLDIIEESVKGLVKDPVTN, encoded by the coding sequence ATGAGTAAAAATCTTGATATTATCAATCATTATGAATCAGTAGTACGTAGTTATGTACGAAACTTCCCAACCGTATTTACAAAGGCGAAGAAACACAAAATGTGGGACGAGAATGGCAAAGAATTCTTAGATTTCTTCTCTGGTGCAGGTGCGCTTAATTATGGACACAATGATGATCATATGAAAGAAAAATTAATCGATTATATTACAAGTGATGGTATTACACATTCACTTGATATGGCTTCTGATGCTAAAGCCGAGTTTTTACAGAAATTTGATGACGTGATTTTAAAACCACGTGATCTTGATTATAAAGTCATGTTCCCTGGACCAACAGGAACGAACTCTGTTGAAAGTGCGCTTAAACTAGCTCGTAAAGTAACAGGCCGCACAGATATTATCAGCTTTACTGGTGGTTTCCATGGTATGACTATCGGTTCTCTATCCGTTACCGGTAACTCCATGAAGCGTCAAGGTGCAGGTATCCCACTGCAAAACACGGTAACAATGGCTTATGATAACTATGTAGATCACGATACACTTGTGTATCTTGAGAGATTTTTAGAAGACAACGGTAGTGGTGTGGCAATTCCTGCCGCTATGATCGTTGAAACCGTACAAGGTGAAGGTGGAATTAACGCTGCTCGTTTTGAATGGTTGAAGAAAGTAGAAGAAATCTGCCGTCGTTGGGGTATCCTTCTTATCATTGATGATGTGCAAGCTGGTATCGGTCGTACAGGTACATTCTTCAGCTTTGAAGCTGCTGGCATCGCACCAGACATTGTATGTCTATCCAAATCTTTAAGTGGTTACGGACTGCCGCTTGCTGTTACCTTGATCAAACCAGAATTAGATATCTGGAAACCAGGTGAGCATAACGGTACTTTCCGTGGTAACAACCATGCATTTGTTACGGCAACAGCTGCATTGGATTATTGGAAAGATGAAAATTTCGAAAAACAAATCCATGAAAAATCTGAACTAATCTACAGCTTCCTTGAAAAAATTGTTGCCAATTATCCAGAACTTAAAGGCGAAGTACGTGGACGTGGATTTATGGTAGGAATTGCTTCAGAAGTAGAAGGACTTTCCGAAAAAGTCACTGCTCGTTGCTTCGAAAAAGGATTAATCATGGAAACTGCTGGACCGAACGATGAAGTATTCAAATTGTTCCCAGCACTGAATATTCCAAAAGAAGACCTGCAAAAAGGGCTAGACATTATTGAAGAAAGTGTAAAAGGATTAGTGAAAGATCCCGTTACTAACTAA
- the ectA gene encoding diaminobutyrate acetyltransferase, which translates to MWNLVTNSTLDTNSSYKYILMSEYFSDTCVVAKQNNQVVGFITAFIPPKKPDAVFVWQVGVDASQRGKGIASKMLNYLVKSDACQNVQFVEATITPDNKASQSLFQKLARDFNTEITSSEFFTKDIFPGDEHEEELKFIIGPIRK; encoded by the coding sequence ATGTGGAATTTAGTTACAAATTCAACTTTAGACACAAATTCTTCTTATAAATACATCTTGATGAGTGAGTATTTTAGTGACACTTGTGTCGTCGCAAAACAAAATAACCAAGTGGTTGGTTTTATTACCGCATTTATCCCTCCAAAAAAACCAGATGCTGTGTTTGTCTGGCAAGTTGGTGTAGATGCTTCACAACGCGGAAAAGGGATAGCATCCAAAATGCTGAACTATTTAGTAAAAAGCGATGCCTGTCAAAACGTTCAATTTGTTGAAGCAACCATTACACCGGACAATAAAGCATCACAATCTTTATTCCAGAAATTAGCTCGTGATTTTAATACCGAAATTACTTCCAGCGAGTTTTTTACCAAGGATATCTTTCCTGGTGATGAACATGAAGAAGAATTAAAATTTATTATCGGTCCTATTCGGAAATAA
- a CDS encoding catalase codes for MSQDKRYLTTASGAPVGDNQNSITAGHRGPTLIQDVHLLEKLAHFNRERVPERVVHAKGAGAHGYFEVTNDVSKYTKADFLSEVGKKTPMFIRFSTVAGELGSADTVRDPRGFAVKFYTEEGNYDLVGNNTPVFFIRDAIKFPDFIHTQKRNPQTHLKDPNATWDFWSLSPESLHQITILHSDRGIPATLRHQNGYGSHTFKWVNKDGEAFYIKYHFKTDQGIKNLDPKVADEIAGTNPDYHIEDLFNSIAEGDYPSWTLKVQIMPEADATNYRYDPFDVTKVWPHEDYPLMEVGKMVLDRNPENYFAEVEQAAFSPAHFVPGIEASPDKMLQGRLFSYSDAHRYRIGANHETLPINRPKAPVNNYQRDGYMSHNGNGGSAPNYEPNSFSDAPKETPENKINPFEVSGFADSAPYDADDHYSQPRALFRDIMDDGERDRLMEAFAGHLSGVTREGIVDRQLENFYKVDPELAEGVAAKLGVEVPAHVKEQ; via the coding sequence ATGAGCCAAGATAAAAGATATTTAACAACAGCTTCTGGCGCGCCGGTTGGCGATAATCAAAACTCTATTACAGCCGGACACAGAGGACCGACTTTAATCCAAGACGTACATTTACTAGAAAAATTAGCTCACTTTAACCGTGAAAGAGTACCTGAACGTGTCGTGCACGCTAAAGGTGCAGGCGCACATGGCTATTTCGAAGTAACTAATGACGTTTCAAAATATACAAAAGCAGATTTCTTATCAGAAGTTGGTAAGAAAACACCAATGTTTATTCGTTTTTCAACCGTTGCAGGGGAATTAGGTTCTGCAGATACTGTACGTGACCCACGTGGATTTGCAGTTAAATTCTACACGGAAGAAGGAAACTATGACTTAGTTGGTAACAACACACCTGTTTTCTTTATTCGTGATGCAATCAAATTCCCAGACTTTATTCACACACAAAAACGTAACCCGCAAACACACTTAAAAGATCCAAATGCGACTTGGGATTTCTGGTCTCTATCTCCAGAATCATTACACCAAATCACCATCTTACACTCTGATCGTGGTATTCCAGCGACATTACGTCATCAAAATGGGTACGGAAGCCACACTTTCAAATGGGTAAATAAAGATGGCGAAGCATTCTATATTAAGTATCACTTCAAGACTGATCAAGGTATTAAAAACCTGGATCCAAAAGTTGCGGATGAAATTGCAGGTACTAATCCTGATTATCATATTGAAGATCTGTTTAATTCAATTGCAGAAGGTGACTATCCTTCTTGGACGTTAAAAGTACAAATTATGCCTGAAGCAGATGCTACTAACTATCGTTACGATCCATTCGATGTAACAAAAGTTTGGCCGCATGAAGATTATCCATTAATGGAAGTAGGGAAAATGGTATTAGACCGAAATCCGGAAAACTATTTCGCAGAAGTGGAACAAGCTGCCTTTTCCCCTGCGCATTTTGTGCCTGGAATTGAAGCATCTCCTGATAAAATGCTTCAAGGTCGTCTGTTCTCTTATTCTGATGCACATCGCTATCGTATTGGAGCGAACCATGAAACACTTCCAATCAACCGTCCAAAAGCACCTGTTAACAACTATCAGCGTGATGGCTATATGAGTCATAATGGAAATGGTGGAAGTGCACCAAACTATGAGCCAAACAGCTTTAGTGATGCACCAAAAGAAACACCAGAAAACAAAATCAATCCTTTTGAAGTATCTGGTTTTGCAGACAGTGCTCCTTATGATGCTGATGATCACTACTCACAGCCACGCGCATTATTCCGTGACATCATGGATGATGGTGAGCGCGATCGCTTAATGGAAGCTTTTGCTGGCCATTTAAGTGGTGTAACACGTGAAGGAATCGTTGATCGTCAATTAGAAAACTTTTATAAAGTAGATCCTGAACTAGCAGAAGGTGTCGCTGCTAAATTAGGCGTAGAAGTACCAGCTCACGTAAAAGAACAATAA
- a CDS encoding ABC transporter ATP-binding protein, with protein MVLDIRDVALKKEGNWILKHVNWKIENGEHWALLGLNGAGKTALLHMLCSYYFPTEGSVKVIGRQFGKDILGETLRQQIGIVSSTLKQRIYGTDSAYQVILSGAFASIGLYETPTDEMRERAQRLLKELDCFSYANRAYRTLSQGEQQRVLIGRALMNNPKLLILDEPTNGLDFIAREKLLASIETISKEELAPSIIYVTHHVEEILPTFTKTLLLKKGEVFDQGMTKDMISTDRLSAFFGMDVEVDWSEARPRLKKL; from the coding sequence ATGGTATTAGATATAAGGGACGTTGCCTTAAAAAAAGAGGGGAACTGGATACTTAAGCATGTGAATTGGAAGATAGAAAATGGGGAGCACTGGGCTTTATTAGGTCTCAATGGTGCTGGCAAAACAGCGCTTTTACATATGCTGTGTTCTTATTATTTCCCTACAGAAGGCAGTGTGAAAGTAATTGGCAGACAGTTTGGGAAGGATATACTTGGGGAAACATTAAGGCAGCAAATCGGAATTGTATCTTCCACGTTAAAACAACGAATTTACGGGACAGATAGTGCATACCAGGTTATATTAAGTGGTGCCTTTGCTTCAATCGGCCTCTATGAAACACCAACTGATGAAATGAGGGAAAGAGCCCAGCGGTTATTAAAAGAACTGGATTGCTTCTCTTATGCTAATCGTGCTTATCGTACGTTATCACAAGGGGAACAGCAACGGGTGCTGATTGGACGTGCATTGATGAATAATCCCAAGCTTTTAATTTTGGATGAGCCGACGAACGGTTTGGATTTTATTGCGAGAGAAAAATTATTGGCTTCAATCGAAACGATAAGTAAAGAAGAACTAGCACCTTCGATCATTTACGTCACACATCATGTAGAAGAGATTCTTCCGACTTTTACAAAAACGTTATTATTAAAAAAGGGAGAAGTGTTTGATCAGGGAATGACAAAAGACATGATCAGTACCGATAGATTATCGGCTTTCTTTGGAATGGACGTGGAAGTGGACTGGTCTGAAGCGCGGCCAAGGTTAAAGAAACTATAA
- a CDS encoding bile acid:sodium symporter family protein, whose product MLNQLNQLLQRIMPFIAPSSVILGVWFADFFLQLDGWVIWIFAFMTFAGSLGLNFVAVYRVVAHPLSVVIALVTLHILMPLWALLIGHITFEDPLTVIGFVLAMIIPTGITSFIWVSMNKGNVALTLSIILIDTILSPFIVPLSLSVFIGTSVDLEVWGMMQGLFIMIVIPSLLGMILHEVTHGRVHEKWSPRLAPFSKMALALVIMINSSEVADYLTNFDFKLIKIALVMFFVAASGYYLAWLLAKWCKRKGEDVISLTFSSGMRNISAGAVIAVQYFPGAVAVPVVVGMLFQQVLASLYSKFLQHRT is encoded by the coding sequence ATGTTAAACCAATTAAACCAACTATTACAACGAATTATGCCTTTCATCGCACCATCAAGTGTTATCCTGGGTGTCTGGTTCGCTGACTTTTTTCTGCAGCTTGATGGATGGGTGATATGGATTTTTGCTTTTATGACGTTTGCGGGAAGTCTCGGTCTGAATTTCGTAGCAGTATACCGTGTTGTGGCACACCCACTATCCGTAGTTATTGCACTAGTAACCCTTCATATATTGATGCCGTTATGGGCGCTTTTGATTGGTCACATTACTTTTGAAGATCCATTAACGGTTATTGGTTTCGTTCTAGCGATGATTATCCCCACCGGTATTACCAGTTTTATATGGGTATCCATGAATAAGGGGAATGTTGCATTAACCTTATCGATTATTTTAATTGATACGATATTATCGCCTTTCATCGTTCCCTTATCATTGTCAGTATTTATCGGAACGTCTGTCGATTTAGAAGTATGGGGAATGATGCAAGGGTTGTTTATTATGATTGTCATTCCTTCACTATTAGGGATGATATTGCATGAAGTTACTCACGGTCGGGTTCATGAGAAGTGGAGTCCTCGCTTAGCGCCGTTTTCCAAAATGGCATTGGCACTAGTAATTATGATCAATAGTTCAGAAGTGGCGGATTACTTAACGAATTTTGATTTTAAGCTGATAAAAATAGCGCTTGTTATGTTTTTTGTAGCAGCAAGTGGTTATTATTTAGCCTGGTTGCTTGCAAAATGGTGTAAGCGAAAAGGAGAGGATGTTATTTCCTTAACCTTCAGCAGTGGTATGCGCAATATTAGTGCAGGTGCGGTCATTGCAGTTCAATACTTTCCGGGAGCGGTGGCCGTTCCTGTTGTAGTGGGAATGCTTTTTCAACAAGTACTTGCCTCTTTATATAGTAAATTTCTTCAACATCGAACGTAA
- a CDS encoding DUF1360 domain-containing protein — translation MITWLSFILLSLASFRLTRLIVYDKITGFIRAPFFEVEEKWLSDGTVEETVMFKGNGIRRWIGELLRCHWCTGIWSAIFLFIGFHHFSTIFIPIIIILAIAGVASIIEVMISYFI, via the coding sequence ATGATTACGTGGTTGTCTTTTATTTTATTATCGCTTGCATCATTTCGATTAACAAGGTTGATTGTATATGATAAAATCACAGGCTTTATTCGTGCACCATTTTTTGAGGTCGAAGAGAAATGGCTGTCAGATGGAACGGTTGAAGAGACTGTTATGTTTAAAGGAAATGGTATTAGAAGATGGATTGGAGAGCTTCTAAGGTGTCATTGGTGTACCGGCATTTGGTCAGCAATTTTCTTATTTATAGGCTTTCACCATTTCTCAACGATCTTTATACCGATAATCATTATATTAGCAATAGCAGGTGTAGCATCTATTATTGAAGTAATGATTTCGTATTTTATTTAG
- the ytzI gene encoding YtzI protein, translating to MWVVIIVCIVIVIGVLALSILTLNKGYGYKQTIDPLPDEVKEKEQNEDKEEDKEK from the coding sequence ATGTGGGTAGTCATTATAGTATGTATCGTTATCGTTATTGGTGTATTAGCATTGTCGATTCTGACTTTAAATAAAGGGTACGGCTACAAGCAGACAATTGATCCATTACCAGATGAGGTAAAAGAAAAGGAACAAAACGAGGATAAAGAAGAAGATAAAGAAAAGTGA
- a CDS encoding iron-containing alcohol dehydrogenase has product MQNFSFYNPTKLHFGKGQLDKLQEELKHYGTNILLVYGGGSIKRNGLYEQVTTILEKENKQVFELSGVEPNPRVTTARKGIEICKTENIDFILAVGGGSTIDCTKAIAVGAKSEADIWDIVTKKAHATGALPFGTVLTLAATGSEMNPGSVITNWETNEKHGWGSPYSFPAFSILNPDFTKTVPKDQTVYGMVDIMSHALEHYFHHEENTLLQDRMVEGILQTIVETAPKLLEDLENETHRATVLYNGTMALNGMVNMGYQGDWATHNLEHAVSAVHDIPHGGGLAILFPNWMEYAIDENIARFKQFAIRVFNVDPDGKSDKEVGLEGISKLREFWNSIDAPSRLADYDIGEDSIEDMADKTVIAKPEFGNFKKLTRDDAVAIYKASL; this is encoded by the coding sequence ATGCAAAATTTCAGCTTTTACAATCCAACGAAATTGCACTTTGGTAAAGGACAGTTAGACAAACTTCAAGAAGAATTAAAACATTATGGTACAAACATTCTCCTTGTTTATGGTGGCGGAAGTATTAAACGAAATGGTTTATATGAGCAAGTCACCACTATTTTAGAAAAAGAAAACAAACAAGTATTTGAATTAAGCGGCGTAGAACCCAATCCACGTGTTACTACAGCCCGTAAAGGAATAGAGATTTGCAAAACAGAAAATATTGACTTCATACTCGCTGTCGGTGGCGGAAGTACAATTGACTGTACGAAGGCTATCGCTGTAGGAGCTAAATCTGAAGCTGACATATGGGATATTGTCACCAAAAAAGCACACGCTACAGGAGCACTTCCATTTGGAACAGTGCTAACACTTGCAGCGACCGGTTCTGAAATGAACCCTGGTTCTGTAATTACAAATTGGGAAACAAATGAGAAGCATGGCTGGGGCAGCCCCTATTCATTCCCTGCCTTCTCTATTTTAAATCCTGACTTTACCAAAACAGTACCAAAGGATCAAACTGTATATGGCATGGTCGATATTATGTCTCATGCGTTGGAGCACTATTTCCATCACGAAGAAAATACATTATTGCAAGACCGGATGGTAGAAGGTATTCTACAAACAATAGTAGAAACAGCTCCTAAATTATTAGAAGATCTCGAAAACGAAACGCACCGTGCAACTGTACTTTATAATGGTACGATGGCCTTAAATGGTATGGTAAATATGGGATACCAAGGGGACTGGGCAACCCATAACCTTGAACACGCGGTATCTGCCGTTCATGATATCCCACATGGTGGCGGGCTCGCGATCCTGTTCCCTAACTGGATGGAATACGCAATAGATGAAAATATAGCTCGCTTTAAACAGTTCGCAATTCGCGTATTTAATGTAGATCCAGATGGAAAATCTGATAAAGAGGTTGGCTTAGAAGGCATTTCCAAACTTCGAGAGTTCTGGAACAGCATCGACGCACCTTCACGCTTAGCTGACTATGATATCGGAGAAGACAGCATTGAAGATATGGCAGATAAAACAGTCATTGCAAAACCGGAATTCGGTAATTTCAAAAAACTAACACGCGATGATGCTGTTGCTATCTATAAAGCTTCCTTATAA
- a CDS encoding organic hydroperoxide resistance protein, whose protein sequence is MSNKLFTSKATATGGRDGHVKSDDGLIDLNLVNPAGDGDGKGSNPEQLFAAGYSACYDGALNLMASKQKKDIDSSITAEVSLNKDEADGGFKISVVLNVEIKGVSQEEAEELAKQAHDFCPYSKATRGNIDVELNTKAV, encoded by the coding sequence GTGAGTAACAAATTATTTACATCCAAAGCAACAGCAACAGGTGGCCGTGACGGTCATGTAAAATCCGATGACGGTTTAATCGATTTAAATTTAGTAAATCCAGCTGGTGATGGAGACGGTAAAGGCTCTAATCCAGAACAACTATTTGCAGCAGGATATTCTGCATGCTACGATGGTGCCTTAAACCTAATGGCATCCAAACAAAAAAAAGACATTGATTCTTCCATTACTGCAGAAGTCAGTCTAAACAAGGACGAAGCAGATGGTGGTTTTAAAATAAGTGTCGTATTAAACGTAGAAATTAAAGGTGTTTCCCAAGAAGAAGCTGAAGAATTAGCAAAACAAGCTCATGACTTCTGCCCTTATTCCAAAGCAACACGCGGAAACATCGATGTTGAATTGAACACAAAAGCAGTGTAA